The Leptospira dzoumogneensis genome includes a window with the following:
- a CDS encoding bactofilin family protein: protein MSKKAATASKPSRTVTEFGTISTVLGRGTHFSGILNFKKPLEISGEFQGEIESEGFLLVSEGAKVRANIKAGTVIVGGEITGNVIATQRLEMLPSGKVNGNIKTAKLQIADGVIFEGNCEMILPNKD from the coding sequence ATGTCAAAAAAAGCCGCAACCGCATCCAAACCAAGCCGCACTGTAACCGAATTCGGGACTATCTCCACTGTTTTAGGAAGAGGCACGCATTTCTCAGGAATTCTGAACTTCAAAAAACCTTTGGAAATCTCAGGTGAATTCCAGGGAGAAATAGAATCCGAAGGATTTCTATTAGTCAGCGAAGGAGCAAAGGTCAGAGCCAATATCAAGGCAGGGACTGTAATCGTTGGTGGAGAGATCACAGGCAACGTGATCGCTACCCAAAGATTAGAAATGCTTCCTAGCGGAAAAGTAAACGGAAACATCAAGACTGCAAAGTTGCAAATCGCGGATGGAGTGATCTTCGAAGGCAACTGCGAGATGATCCTGCCTAATAAGGATTGA
- a CDS encoding tetratricopeptide repeat protein, which produces MVTESFKQTLKLYDEGLALYKNRKFKEAWELFKKAVEITPNDGPSKKYIGRCEAFIANPPPEDWDGVFEMKTK; this is translated from the coding sequence ATGGTCACCGAGTCTTTTAAACAAACTCTTAAATTGTACGACGAGGGTCTCGCACTGTACAAGAATAGAAAGTTCAAGGAAGCTTGGGAACTGTTCAAAAAAGCAGTAGAGATCACTCCGAACGACGGGCCTTCTAAAAAATATATAGGACGCTGCGAAGCATTTATCGCGAATCCTCCACCTGAAGATTGGGATGGGGTTTTCGAGATGAAAACGAAATAA
- the acpS gene encoding holo-ACP synthase, whose product MKITIGNDIVENSRIRDLLDKHGERFLKRVFSETEIAYCSGRKDPVPHLSGRFCVKEAFIKAIEPGDKVILDMREIELFGKDFGKKELVLHGKSKELFLEKGYSGVSVSISHAENYSTAVVVLYKE is encoded by the coding sequence ATGAAGATCACCATCGGGAATGATATAGTAGAAAATTCCAGGATCAGGGACTTGCTCGATAAACATGGAGAAAGATTTCTGAAAAGAGTATTTTCAGAAACTGAGATCGCTTATTGCTCGGGTAGGAAAGATCCGGTCCCTCATCTGAGCGGAAGATTCTGCGTAAAAGAAGCATTCATCAAGGCCATAGAACCCGGAGACAAAGTGATCTTAGATATGAGAGAAATCGAACTTTTCGGGAAAGATTTTGGAAAAAAAGAATTGGTACTTCACGGAAAATCGAAAGAATTGTTCCTCGAGAAAGGCTATAGCGGTGTTTCCGTATCCATCAGCCATGCGGAAAATTATTCCACTGCAGTTGTCGTTCTCTATAAGGAGTGA